The nucleotide window ATCCCCATTACAACACCAGCATGATTTGGTGACAAGTCTATTGTACTGAGCATACAGCCGATGGTGGCACCGCCATTTAAGCCGACATTCATCGTCATTAAAGTAATAGCCAAAGCTTTGTTGCTATCATCGAGGAATCCCACGCCGATCAGCAGAAATGCTGGCAACCACAAACCCATCGTATTGGCGATCTTACGTACCGCCGTCAAAGAGAGCCAATTCTTTGCGACCGCCATATTTCCGAAGAACAAATAGATGTAAGATAGAATCCAACGCGCTATGTATGGTAGTGCCGAGTAGAACGCGTTACTCTTAATATCCATATTCAAAACTCCATTCATATATGAAGGAATTTGCGATTGCATAGTGGTGAAACCCCACGCTTGAGAACTGAGTACTAAAAGTAGTGATAAAAATGGCACAGATGTGAGCATCGCAAACCATGGTATTGGTATTCTCTTCTTATGGAAATCCTCTTCACGTTTCATCGATGTTTCAATATACTCGCACTCGGCTTTCGTTATAAAACGTGAAGATGGTGGATCATTCGAACCCAAGATTATCCAAAGAATGCACCAGCCAAAACAAATACCGGCCGAAACATACGATATGCCCGGCCAACCGATTGGACTGCTGGCTACCAAGCCACTTACAAGCATAGCCAACACTGTGCCACAATCCATACCCGAATAGGTCAGTGCACCGAATGTATTGCGTTCGTGCGGCGGCGACCATTTGGCAATGTGGTGGTGTATGGCTGGAAATATAGCTGCCTGACAGAGACCCTGTACGATACGTATGGCGCAGAAAACTTGCCAGCCGCCCCATGGCACGAGGAAAGGTGTGAGAAAACTGCATAGAGCCGAACCGAAGAGACTGATGCCAATCACAATCTTTGAGCCAAAACGTCGACTCAAATAGCCACCCGGAAATTGTGTGATCACGTAACCCCAGTAGAAGCAGGATATAATATAGGATTTCTGTTTTTCCGTCCAGTCGAACTcctggaaaataaaaaaaaattaaattgaatataaatattaagtttCAAAGTAGTGTCTTTAGTAACGTTTACCTCAAAGTTGGGATTTGTGCTCGCAGCGTTTGTCATCGCCACAATCGCTACCGAGATATTCAGACGACTCATATAGGCAACGGTAACGCAGAGGAAGAGCAGTAAAGTTTGAATATGGCGTAAGCCAAAGCGCGGacctgaaatttgaaaattataatttgcagTCGGGAAACAGAAAGAATAATAATGATATCATAGTAAAGTTGTAAACCTACGTTAAACCAACAAAAGTAACTTAGTCATGTCACCTAACTAAGCTGCTAATTATTCgtttacacaaaaatatttttacaatgtaGATTTTATGCTAAGTTTTCTATAGGGAtgtacagccctattctgtgcactttacaaattcaacaaatttctaatatatgaaaatttcaaatttatcaagcatttcatatactgtgtctaaaataaaacgCTCTTTTTCGGTTAAGAAGCCAAATTCAAAttgaagcaaaatataattatgaataacaggcaggaaaattgatcctgacgtAGTTATAAGTTCaggcaatcttaaaatattattgtccattataaatattacttctcaacatatttttcacatgattttttcaaattttgatttttgattccaatttattttgaatttaatttcatttctgtatgtcaaatttcagaaaacatatgattatggcagaagagcttaaagctttcggtgtgttcaatgcaattcattgtagtacatttcacaacaccacaaaatttaaatggtacggaacaccatttgctttcaaacaaaattcggtgATTCACATATAGTTACTGAGGCAaactacaatatgtactacatgtctgtctgtctcaggtattacttgataaaaatatgaaaaaattttcaatttttttgttattttgtcaagtacACAGAATAGGACTGATAAcgtacattaaattataaatacatatggtaAACATATTCAATTACTGATAGTAATCCGCTCAATGGTGGGTGTGACCGTTGATATTTAAACAGCCGTGAACTAAagattatttctataaacacaatttttcactaaaaattgtTGCCTATTCTATGCATACGTCAATCTAATTGAATAGGAAATCCTaatcaatatttaatatgtGTAATCAAAACAAATAGAAGCACTCAGTATTATGTACTTGAGTATAATACTTGTAGCAATTGATAATGGTAATGCGAatgaaagtgttttttttttaatatttcacataCTTTGAATACATCACTTCAAAATGTCAAGAGTTTTCTCAAACCTTGTAGTGCGTTAGCTGCATATTTGCTGACGTTAAGAATTTTGGAGAATTTTGTTTTAAGTGGACAGTCGGTTTGTTTTTTCCAGCTTTTTAACGAAACTCACACGAATCCGAAACagagctttttatactctcggcacaaagttgctaagagagtataatagttctgTTCATTGGTTcattacggttgtttgtaacaccgaaaactaaacgagttagatataaagttatatataccaaagtgatcgagTGGAGTGCAAATACGGATGTCTGTCTCACcacacatttcacaacaccacaaaatttcaatggtttttagaactctattgtagtacggaacaccatttgctttcaaacaaaattcggaaaaccggtgatacacatatggtttctgacatACTACTTACTACATGTCCATCTCAGGTATTAGCACCatgggaaggttgctttcgtttCACGGAAACTcactagagtcgtttcttttaagtaCTAccatatacagtccaaaaatggatgaaatcggattataaccacgccaacctcccatatattgaaaactgctaaaaatgttttatttcagtaaggaaaacaccAGAGACcctaaatttcatggtaaagaaggcacagaagggctgcactcaaatatctgtataaaattttaaataggtgtggcgccgcccacttatgggctaAAAACCATATCACAGAAACTACTCGTTCAATTTTAATGGAAttgggtatataatattttcttaatacccAGATGAAACGAACGGAATATGGTAGAaataggttcacaaccacgcctatatttcctataccacaattttgaggttcttatgattcgtttactttacattctataaattaagcaccagtgaaagTATCAGAACTAAACTTTGTTTAAGTACGTAATTTATTGGtagatctctcagatattctaaaaaaatcacAGAGGATTTTTTGCTTATAAAATTGTGTCTCTGTGCCGAATGTGGACAAAATCATATACTTCATATACTGATTTTCAAAGTTCCGGTCgtctttataccatatatatcgtTTAATACCTAGACATGTTTAGCAGCCCTCTGAGAAGTGTTGCACAGTTTTCGAATACAGCCCTAATTgtgagtttaattttatttt belongs to Zeugodacus cucurbitae isolate PBARC_wt_2022May chromosome 6, idZeuCucr1.2, whole genome shotgun sequence and includes:
- the LOC105209369 gene encoding putative inorganic phosphate cotransporter, with amino-acid sequence MSEKKIEAELDKGPRFGLRHIQTLLLFLCVTVAYMSRLNISVAIVAMTNAASTNPNFEEFDWTEKQKSYIISCFYWGYVITQFPGGYLSRRFGSKIVIGISLFGSALCSFLTPFLVPWGGWQVFCAIRIVQGLCQAAIFPAIHHHIAKWSPPHERNTFGALTYSGMDCGTVLAMLVSGLVASSPIGWPGISYVSAGICFGWCILWIILGSNDPPSSRFITKAECEYIETSMKREEDFHKKRIPIPWFAMLTSVPFLSLLLVLSSQAWGFTTMQSQIPSYMNGVLNMDIKSNAFYSALPYIARWILSYIYLFFGNMAVAKNWLSLTAVRKIANTMGLWLPAFLLIGVGFLDDSNKALAITLMTMNVGLNGGATIGCMLSTIDLSPNHAGVVMGIINPLANTIPLITPLVVGVIVSDVHNRSEWQTVFIISAAIFFIGNLIFVIFGSAETQPWDAPDFLRKDNVEEPENVPPKSTFKQIFGGDDDKYDIEGWAVQNVNDSISKNEAVGKI